From Clostridiaceae bacterium:
CTAAAATTTGCATAGGTATTTAATAGATTTTGACATTAATAAAATTGACAAAGAATATCACGACATTATTATAATAGGAAGTGGTATTGCAGGAGTATACACCGCACTGGAAACTCCTCAGGAGTATAATATTGCCATATTAACTAAAGAGACTTTGGATATAAGCAATTCTGTGCTTGCTCAAGGAGGAATTGCGGTTTCTCTTGATAAAGAAGATTCTCCACAATTGCATTTTCAAGATACCATATATGCAGGAGCAGGTTTATGTAATGAAGAAAGTGTCTGGGTTCTTGTAAATGAAGCAGAATCAAACATAAAAAACCTTCTAAAATTTGGTGTCAATTTTGACAAGATTGAACATGGAGAACTGGCTTTAACCAGGGAAGGAGCTCATAGTAAAAACAGAATCATTCATGTAGGCGATTCAACAGGAAAAGAAGTGTGTGATAAACTCATTTCAGTAGTAAAAACCAGAAAAAATATTAACATCATGGAAAGAACCTTTGTTCTGGATATATTAACCGAAGATGGAGTTTGTAAAGGAGTAATTGCCTATGAGGAAGATTCTGACAAGTTTAAGCTATATCTTTCGAATATAGTTATATGTGCTACAGGAGGATACGGCCAGTTATATGCTAACACTACAAATCCCGAGGTTGCCACAGGGGATGGGGCAGCTCTTGCTTACAGAGCCGGAGCAGCTTTGTCAGATTTGGAATTTATTCAATTCCATCCAACAGTACTTTATCACCCTGAAAATAAAAGTTTCCTTATATCAGAGGCAGTGCGTGGAGAGGGAGCTATCCTTCTTAATGTTAATAAAGAAAGATTTATGCCCAAATATCACCCTCTGAAAGAACTTGCACCCAGGGATGTAGTTTCAAGAGCAATATTTAAGGAAATGCAAAGGACAAACTCTGATCATGTTTATCTTGATATTACATTTAAAAGCAAAGAGTATCTCCAACGCAGGTTCCCCAATATATATAAAACTTGCATTAGTTATGGCATTGATATTTCGACTGATTACATACCAGTGGCTCCAGCAGAACATTACTGCATGGGAGGTATAGTCACGGATGTACACGGGAGGACAAATATTCGAGGATTCTACGCATGTGGAGAGGTTGCATCTAACGGAATACATGGTGCCAACAGGCTGGCAAGTAATTCTTTGCTTGAAGGTTTGGTATTTGGAAGGAAGATCAGTATTGAAATAAGCAGGTTGTTGGAAAATAAAGAAAATAAGAAGGTTGATTTTTCAGGAGGATATACTACTGATAGGACTTTAAATGCTTCCGATATTAAAATCAATAGTGTTGAAATTAAGAAAGAAATTCAAGCATTAATGACAAACTATGTTGGTATTGTGAGAGATAAGGAAGGGCTTATGTATGCGGAAAAAAGGATTAAGGAATATAGTGAATTGGTTAAAAATATGAAGAATATGAGTATGGCGGATTTTGAACTACAGAATATATTACTTTTATCAAAGCTTGTAGTTGAGTCTGCACT
This genomic window contains:
- the nadB gene encoding L-aspartate oxidase, with the translated sequence MDFDINKIDKEYHDIIIIGSGIAGVYTALETPQEYNIAILTKETLDISNSVLAQGGIAVSLDKEDSPQLHFQDTIYAGAGLCNEESVWVLVNEAESNIKNLLKFGVNFDKIEHGELALTREGAHSKNRIIHVGDSTGKEVCDKLISVVKTRKNINIMERTFVLDILTEDGVCKGVIAYEEDSDKFKLYLSNIVICATGGYGQLYANTTNPEVATGDGAALAYRAGAALSDLEFIQFHPTVLYHPENKSFLISEAVRGEGAILLNVNKERFMPKYHPLKELAPRDVVSRAIFKEMQRTNSDHVYLDITFKSKEYLQRRFPNIYKTCISYGIDISTDYIPVAPAEHYCMGGIVTDVHGRTNIRGFYACGEVASNGIHGANRLASNSLLEGLVFGRKISIEISRLLENKENKKVDFSGGYTTDRTLNASDIKINSVEIKKEIQALMTNYVGIVRDKEGLMYAEKRIKEYSELVKNMKNMSMADFELQNILLLSKLVVESALEREESRGAHFRSDFDKTDDINWKKHIIKINHNRKIE